TACGCCTTCAATAAAGTTTCTTAAACTAAATTTCCATCTGTAACCATTGAATTGATATACTGTTTGAGTTTGTTCAGCCTTCATAGGCTTATCAGGCGTAGTGTTTACCTTAAGTGATGCTAATTTATTCTTTAAAGTGGATGCCCTCTCTTTCAAAGTCACAGCAAGTGTAAATATAAGCGAGAGAAATAATAAGCCACCTATTCCAGATGAAATCTGTTTAAAGTAACTTGAGATTGCACATACACTTTGAGTGTATCCTTTACCATAAACAACTTCTTTGATTCCTTGCAAAGCCTTAATTGAGTGCCTTATTGAATCAATGTATTCAGTTGTTCTACACTCTGGTCTTAAGATAATTTTAAATGAGGCAGGTAGCGGATTTTCATCCATTTCTCTAAGGAATGGAGTGCTATCTTTAAAGTCTCTTTTAAACTCTTGAAGTGCTTGCTCTTTAGAAACAAATATGATTTCTTTAACCCCATCTAACTTTTCAATTTTTGAACTTAATGAATAATAGTTTGCGTCATCCTCTAAAAATGCCTTGACCTCTATCTTGTTCTTAAGGACTTTGATATATAAGTATGAATTAAATTCTAATAGCAAAAAAATTCCAATAATGAGAAAAGTCAAAAAATTCAATCCTTTACTTATCATATCATATATGTTTTTAATTATAAAATAAATTTCCCATAAATCAAGTTTTAATTACTGGAGTTTTCCCCTTTTTTATTTTTCCAGCACACTCAGACTGCTTAACCTTTCAACTGACGCTAATTAAAAAATCCTTGACAACTTTTATTAAAGATAGTATATTAAAATAAAATGGGCCGTTAACTCAGGCGGTAGAGTACTGGATTTTTAATCCAGGAGTCGCGGGTTCGAATCCCGCACGGCCTAATGTCCTCATCGTCTAGGGGTTAGGACACCACTCTTTCAAGGTGGTAACACGGGTTCGACTCCCGTTGGGGACATTGAATTATAAAATATGATTACACAGATGGAAATAGCGATTTATGTTTTAATCTGTGCAATCTCAAATAAATCTGTGTAATCAGGTATTATGCAAATAATCCTAATTATTGCCTTTCTTGTATATCCTGTTAATCCTGATAACAAAGGGTTATTCCACAGTGTATCTCCTTATTTTTACAAAGAGAAGACACTCTACCTATTTAGCGATGTATTTGGGACTTATGGCCCGAGACCTGATATATTGCGTGATAGACATTGGTATGGCGATGGGTTATATGGGGTTGGGTACACAATTTTACCGCAATTGGAGCTGTTCTTGGCAAATCATGGATATGTAAAGTATATAGAGCGGGTAATACTTGGGGATACACGATTTGTGGATATGCCGCAAATCTTACTTGGTGTTAAAACAGGATTCCCGTTGAAGGTTGGTAAATATTCCTTGGCTAACGGATTTATAATATGGGTTAATCAATGGGTAAGTCGATTAGCAGCAAAAGAAATCCCCAGTGATATTGTAGATGAATTTAAGCCGACAAAACTTTATGATTTAGAGACTGGTATTAGATGGCTTCTCGGATTTGAATCCTCAATTGGTACATCTTATTTTAACATTGGATACACGCAAGTCTCTCACTTCCACAATGGTTATCAAAAAGGACTTATCGCATTGGGAGGAGGTACAGAATTTAATTTTCTACCTTATCTTCATCCGGGAATAGAATTTTCAAAAGATGACATAATAACTTCTGTTACTCCACAGATAAAGTTCTTATTTAAAGACATATTAAATCTAAATTTTGGCCTCGATTTTCCAATTTCTGACTTTGACTGGGTTCCAGATGATACGCTTGTAAAAACGCCAAGATTGATGCTTTCTATGAATTTAAACTTTAATTTAAAGAGACCGGCCATACCAAGTGCAAATATATTAGTTAAAGGAAGTGTGTGTGACTTACTATCAAAAAAGCCTATCCCTGGGACGATTACCTTTATAGGGCCGGTTTCTGGAACGATAAAAAGTAAAGGTGGAGTTTATGAGCTTGTTCTAAAAAAAGCCGGTGCATATAGGATAAAGGCAGATTGTCCCAGTTATAAGTGGGAGGAGAAAGTTATTAGGGTGATGGACTGCGATTTAGTAAATTTAGATTTTCAATTGTTAAGGGCAGTGGATTGGTCAATTACTGGCAGAATATTAGATAAAAAGACAGAAAAACCAGTTTATGCAACCATCAAATTAGTTGGCGATGAGGATGCATCAACTTATTCGGATTCCTTATCCGGAGAGTATAGACTATGGGTGCAAGCTGGTTCTTATTATTTACATATTAAAGCACCGGGTTACATAAGTAAAAAGATTCCAATTTTTATTTCAAATGCAACTATTTTACAACAAGATGTACGGTTAGAGCCAAAAAAGTAACCATTAGAGTTAAAAAGAAATTTAAAGTAAAGTATGGAATGCGGATTGCCCAGCCTGTAATTGCAAAGTCATACCGTGTTAAAATAACAGAGAGAGAAATTTCGTCTACAAAACGAGGTTCACATGGATTTGGGTCAACAGGTATCTAACCTGACTGCTGTCAGGCCTACCTTGCCGTCAAGCAGGCAAGTAAAGATTCTTGTATCGGTTTGGCCTGGATTAGGCGACGTTGTATTTGCGACTCCAGTATTCAGGATATTGCGTAAAAAGTTCCCGGATGCCAAAATTGCAGTCTTAACTCAGTCTAAAGGTGGAAAAGAGTTATTAAGCCATACTCCGTACATTGACGAAATTGTATACTCTCCTCTTTTATCAATACCTGCACTTGTTTTAAAGTTTAAAGGATATGATATTGGACTTCAATGTTCAGGTCCTATCCAGTTATTTTTTATACTTTGTAGGATTAAGAAAAGAGTGAGCTTTAGTGGAAATCCATTTTGGTGGCTTTATCCTGTGAGTGATAATAACTATCACTCTACAGAGTATTATCTAAGAGCGGTAGATAAGATAGATGGAGTAAAGTTAAGAGATACAAATGGGTGTGAACTCTTTATTGGAGAAAAAGGAAAGAGGTTTGCACAAGCTATGTTAAAAAATATCCCTCACCCAATTGTAGCTGTACATCCTGGGGCAAGATGCAATAAGAATAAACAATGGGGAGCCAAAAATCTTGTTAAGCTTTGTAACTCCATCATTGAAAAATTTAACGCCCAAATATTGCTAATTGGAGGTAAAAGTGATGTAAAATTATGTAACTATATCCAGAATCATATCCATACAAAAGCTTTAAATCTTGCAGGAATGACGACACTACTCCAATCAGCCGCTATTATTGAGGAGTGTGACTTGTTTATAGGACATGCATCCGGGCCTACTCATATAGCAGCTGCACTTGGCACTCCTGTAGTTGCAATATACGGTGCAGATAACCCAAAAAATTTCGCCCCATTAGGGAGAAGTGTGATAGTTGTGACACCAAAACTTAGATGTGCACCATGCTTCCACTTTTACAGAAACTTTTTATGGGGTCTTAGGCTAAGATATATCCCAGTTTGCAAAGCTATTCAAACAATTAAGGTGGAAGATGTATTTAATGCATGCGCTCAAGTTTTAAAAAATGAGGAAAAAGAAAGAAAGTAAAATAAAGTATTTTTTAATATCATTCTTCACTTCTCTCATAGTAGCCGCTTGTGTTTCATACGGAATTTTTCAATTCTTTTTTAAATTCAAATGGGTTGAAGTACCAAAAATTGATGGAACAACACTTTCGGAAGCAATAACTACACTTGAGAAAAGCGGTCTTGAAATTATAGTAGAAGAAGAGCGCGCTGATACCATCGTCCCTGAAGGTAAGATAATATCACAACAACCACTTCCGTGGAGCATAGTAAGAAAGGGAACATTAATTAGAGTAGTGTTGAGCAAAGGGCCGTTGAAGATAAAAATGCCAAATCTTATAGGAATGCCACTGGACGAGGCAGAATTTAAACTAAATGAAATTGGTCTATCGGTTGGTGAAGTCAAATATGAAATTTCTGATTCAGCTCCTAATTCTATTATATTAAGCTCTCCCGGCCCAAATGAGTTTGTAGAGAAAGGTAAAATTGTAGACCTCATTGTAAGTAGAGGAGCATATTTAATCACTGTCCCAAACTTATTTGGAAAGACATTATGGCAAGCAAGGAAGATTTTAGCGGAGAAAGGACTTAAAATTGGAGATATTTATTATACATGCGATGAAGAATATAGATTTGGTATAATTATACGCCAGGACCCACCTGCTAATACCAAAGTGAGTAAAGAAACTCCTATCTATTTTACTATAAATAGGGAAGAGAAATGAAGACATTTGGGATTGTAATTTTGATAATTGTTGTATCTTTTGCACTTGGTGTGATTGGATTTAATTTCATCGTTATGCCCCTATGGGTGGGACTACATGAGGAAACAACTGTCCCAGATGTTTGCGGTAAAACATTAGAAGACGCAAAAAATACGCTATCTAAACTTGAGCTTAAAAGTGAAGTAAAAGCTCAAAAATTTAGCAATATGCCGGAAGGTGTTGTTATCTCTCAAATCCCTTTACCTACAAGGCGCGTAAGGAAGGGAAGGATTGTAGAGTTATGCATCTCAAAAGGGATAGAGAAAGTTAAAGTTCCATGGGTTCAAGGGTTGCTGGTCTCTCAAGCACAAAATTTAATTGAAAGAACAGGATTTAAGTTAGGCGAATTAAATTACGAATACTCAACTACAGTCCCTGAGGGCAAAGTAATTTATACCATACCATCCACAGATTCACTTGTTCCTAAAGGATATAAGATTGACATCTTTGTAAGTGGAGTAGTGAAACAAAGCACTATGCCCGAACTTACAGGAAGAAGCTTAAAAGAGGTAAAAGAAGAGGTAGATAAACTTGGCTTAGATTTAGTAGTTAAGTATGCTGCAGAACCCTCTTCATTAGGAATAGTTATACTCCAATCCCCACCAGCTGGGGCCACAGTAAAGGCGGGCGATTCGCTATATTTGATAGTTGGGAGACCGTCTCAAAAGTAAAAATAGTAGAATTTAGGGTTTAGGTACTTAACGCAGCAAAATAAGTTTTTCTGCCTTTATGCAATCTTTTGATACAAATTTTGCAAAATAGACGCCAGATGGAAAGCCTTTGGTAGACCAGTTCACATTATAATACTCAGGTTCCTTCTCTCCGTTGACCGTTGTCTCTACCATACAATATAGGAATAGGAAAATATGGGGTCTGTCCTTTGT
The bacterium genome window above contains:
- a CDS encoding permease-like cell division protein FtsX — its product is MISKGLNFLTFLIIGIFLLLEFNSYLYIKVLKNKIEVKAFLEDDANYYSLSSKIEKLDGVKEIIFVSKEQALQEFKRDFKDSTPFLREMDENPLPASFKIILRPECRTTEYIDSIRHSIKALQGIKEVVYGKGYTQSVCAISSYFKQISSGIGGLLFLSLIFTLAVTLKERASTLKNKLASLKVNTTPDKPMKAEQTQTVYQFNGYRWKFSLRNFIEGVLLSGIAMLAIYYIYKFVLVKIAGWVTFLPVNFILGFIGGCGMLTFIISLIVIRKKSFQILDNL
- a CDS encoding PASTA domain-containing protein, yielding MKTFGIVILIIVVSFALGVIGFNFIVMPLWVGLHEETTVPDVCGKTLEDAKNTLSKLELKSEVKAQKFSNMPEGVVISQIPLPTRRVRKGRIVELCISKGIEKVKVPWVQGLLVSQAQNLIERTGFKLGELNYEYSTTVPEGKVIYTIPSTDSLVPKGYKIDIFVSGVVKQSTMPELTGRSLKEVKEEVDKLGLDLVVKYAAEPSSLGIVILQSPPAGATVKAGDSLYLIVGRPSQK
- a CDS encoding PASTA domain-containing protein, with the translated sequence MRKKKESKIKYFLISFFTSLIVAACVSYGIFQFFFKFKWVEVPKIDGTTLSEAITTLEKSGLEIIVEEERADTIVPEGKIISQQPLPWSIVRKGTLIRVVLSKGPLKIKMPNLIGMPLDEAEFKLNEIGLSVGEVKYEISDSAPNSIILSSPGPNEFVEKGKIVDLIVSRGAYLITVPNLFGKTLWQARKILAEKGLKIGDIYYTCDEEYRFGIIIRQDPPANTKVSKETPIYFTINREEK
- a CDS encoding glycosyltransferase family 9 protein; translation: MDLGQQVSNLTAVRPTLPSSRQVKILVSVWPGLGDVVFATPVFRILRKKFPDAKIAVLTQSKGGKELLSHTPYIDEIVYSPLLSIPALVLKFKGYDIGLQCSGPIQLFFILCRIKKRVSFSGNPFWWLYPVSDNNYHSTEYYLRAVDKIDGVKLRDTNGCELFIGEKGKRFAQAMLKNIPHPIVAVHPGARCNKNKQWGAKNLVKLCNSIIEKFNAQILLIGGKSDVKLCNYIQNHIHTKALNLAGMTTLLQSAAIIEECDLFIGHASGPTHIAAALGTPVVAIYGADNPKNFAPLGRSVIVVTPKLRCAPCFHFYRNFLWGLRLRYIPVCKAIQTIKVEDVFNACAQVLKNEEKERK